A genomic region of Diceros bicornis minor isolate mBicDic1 chromosome 39, mDicBic1.mat.cur, whole genome shotgun sequence contains the following coding sequences:
- the HIVEP2 gene encoding transcription factor HIVEP2 codes for MDTGDTALGQKATSRSGETDTASGRWRQEQSAVIKMSTFGSQEGQQSPQIDPEQLGNTASAQLFGSGKLASPSEVAQQVTEKQYPPHRPSPYPCQHSLSFPQPSLPQGVMHSNKPHQSLEGPPWLFPGPLPSVASEELFPFPLHGHGGGYPRKKISSLNPAYSQYSQKSIEQSEEAHKKEHKPKKPGKYICPYCSRACAKPSVLKKHIRSHTGERPYPCIPCGFSFKTKSNLYKHRKSHAHAIKAGLVPFTESAVSKLDLEAGFIDVEAEIHSDGEQSTDTDEESSLFVETSDKMSPGPPIPLDITSRGGYHGSLEESLGGPMKVPILIIPKSGIPLPNESSQYIGSDMLPNPSINTKADDSHTVKQKLALRLSEKRGQDSEPSLNLLSPHSKGSTDSGYFSRSESAEQQISPPNTNAKSYEEIIFGKYCRLSPRNTLCVTTASPERVTMGRKGMMESLPHVNTRLDVKMFEDPVSQLIPSKGEIDPSQTSMLKSAKFNSESRQSQTIPPSMRNEGKFYPANFQGSNPVLLEAPVDSSPLIRSNSMPTSSATNLSIPPSLRGSHSFDERMTGSDDVFYPGTVGIPPQRMLRRQAAFELPSVQEGHVEAEYHGRVSKSVAGSSLKEKKLIPGDRVGYDYDVCRKPYKKWEDAETPKQSYRDVSSLSSLKHGGEYFMDPSVPLQGVPTMFGTTCENRKRRKEKSVGDEEDTPMICSSIVSTPVGITTSDYDPKLQMQEGVRSGFTMAGLENPSLGHSERFDPGRPQLQSGSPSLGSEESPTATDSDKISDLGGRKPPGNVISVIQHTNSLSRPNSFERSESAELVASVQEKASSPSETCDSEISEAPVSPEWAPPGDGAEGGGKPSPSQQGSQQSYHAQPRLVRQHNIQVPEIRVTEEPDKPEKEREAQSKEPEKPVEEFQWPQRSETLSQLPAEKLPPKKKRLRLADMEHSSGESSFESTGTGLSRSPSQESNLSHSSSFSMSFEREDAIKLAAPPKQDEFGKHSEFLTVPAGSYSLSVPGHHHQKEMRRCSSEQMPCPHPAEVPEIRSKSFDYGNLSHAPAAGAPASTLSPSRERKKCFLVRQASFSGSPEIAQGEAGADLGVKQEQMEQLHAGLRSAWHHAPSSVLPPLQAEDPAKQVVGPCAQLSSGPLQLAPQQVMHMDSQESLRNPLIQPTSYMTSKHLSEQPHLFPHQETLAFSPIQNALFQFQYPTVCMVHLPAQQPPWWQAHFPHPLAPRPQKSYGKPSFQAEIHPSYPLEHVAEHTGKKPTEYAHAKEQTYPCYSGTSGLHSKNLLPKFPADQSTKSPDTPCEQVLQEDFASASAGPLQSLPGTVVPVRIQTHVPSYGSVMYTSISQILGQNSPAIVICKVEENMTQRTLVTNAAMQGIGFNIAQVLGQHAGLEKYPIWKVPQTLPLGLESSIPLCLPSTSDGVASLGGSKRMLSPASSLELFMETKQQKRVKEEKMYGQIVEELSAVELTNSDIKKDLSRPQKPQLVRQGCASEPKDGLQSGSSSFSSLSPSSSQDHPSASVPLREPFPPSSRAPSLGQKSSGPSESKESSDELDIDEAASDVSMSPQSSSLPPGDSQLEEQGKSQKLPVGMLVHMASGPSGKVANSTLLFTDVADFQQILQFPSLRTTTTVSWCFLNYTKPNYVQQATFKSSVYASWCISSCNPNPSGLNTKTTLALLRSKQKITAEIYTLAAMHRPGTGKLTSSSAWKQYAQIKPDASFLFGTQLERKLVGNILKERGKGDIHGDKDIGSKQAEPIRIKIFEGGYKSNEDYVYVRGRGRGKYICEECGIRCKKPSMLKKHIRTHTDVRPYVCKLCNFAFKTKGNLTKHMKSKAHMKKCLELGVSMTSVDDTETEEAETMEDLHKAAEKHSMSSISTDHQFSDAEESDGEDGDDNDDDDEDDDDFDDQGDLTPKTRSRSTSPQPPRFSSLPVNVGAVPHGVPSDSSLGHSSLISYLVTLPSIQVTQLMTPSDSCEDTQMTEYQRLFQSKSTDSEPDKDRLDIPSCMDEEYMLSSEPSSSPRDFSPSSRHSSPGYDSSPCRDNSPKRYLIPKGDLSPRRHLSPRRDLSPMRHLSPRKEAALRREISQRDVSPRRHLSPRRPVSPGKDITARRDLSPRRERRYMTTIRAPSPRRALYHNPPLSMGQYLQAEPIVLGPPNLRRGLPQVPYFSLYGDQEGAYEHPGSSLFPEGPNDYVFSHLPLHSQQQVRAPIPMVPVGGIQMVHSVPPALSGLHPPPTLPLPMEGSEEKKGASGDSFPKDPYVMSKQHEKRAPHVLQSPGPPSMPSSPRLLMKQSASEDSLNATEREQEENIQTCTKAIASLRIATEEAALLGADQPARVQEPQQKALESAHVGIRHFSGLEPGQPCTSAAHPDLHDGEKDNFGTSQTALAHPSFYNKSCVDDKQPGFHGSKELPSTTEEGKEPSSEKSQLH; via the exons ATGGACACGGGGGACACAGCTCTGGGACAAAAAGCTACCTCAAGGTCTGGAGAAACTGATACCGCATCAGGTAGATGGAGACAGGAGCAATCAGCTGTTATTAAGATGAGCACTTTTGGCAGTCAAGAGGGACAGCAGTCACCGCAGATAGACCCTGAGCAGCTCGGGAACACAGCATCAGCACAACTGTTTGGTTCTGGGAAACTGGCCTCTCCTAGCGAAGTGGCACAGCAAGTCACAGAGAAGCAATACCCACCACACCGTCCGAGTCCTTATCCATGCCAACATTCACTCTCTTTCCCTCAGCCCTCCTTGCCACAGGGGGTCATGCACAGCAACAAGCCACATCAGAGCCTCGAAGGCCCTCCATGGCTTTTCCCTGGCCCTTTGCCATCTGTTGCCTCTGAGGagttatttccttttcctctacATGGCCACGGTGGTGGTTATCCTAGAAAAAAGATTTCAAGTCTGAACCCTGCTTATAGCCAATACTCCCAGAAAAGTATCGAACAGTCAGAAGAGGCTCACAAGAAAGAGCACAAACCCAAGAAGCCCGGCAAGTACATTTGCCCTTACTGCAGCAGGGCGTGTGCCAAACCAAGCGTACTGAAGAAACACATCAGGTCCCATACCGGCGAGCGGCCATATCCGTGTATACCTTGTGGTTTCTCTTTCAAGACCAAGAGCAATTTGTACAAGCACAGGAAGTCTCATGCCCATGCAATTAAGGCAGGATTAGTCCCTTTCACAGAGTCAGCTGTATCTAAATTGGACCTGGAGGCTGGTTTTATTGATGTAGAAGCAGAAATACATTCAGACGGTGAACAGAGTACAGACACAGATGAGGAGAGTTCTTTATTTGTTGAGACTTCTGACAAGATGAGTCCTGGCCCACCAATCCCGTTAGATATCACCAGCAGAGGTGGTTATCATGGGTCACTGGAAGAATCATTGGGAGGTCCCATGAAGGTGCCAATTTTGATTATTCCCAAAAGTGGGATTCCCTTACCTAACGAAAGCTCTCAGTATATTGGCTCTGATATGCTACCAAATCCGTCTATAAATACTAAGGCTGATGACTCTCACACAGTGAAACAGAAACTTGCACTAAGACTGTCAGAGAAAAGAGGACAAGATTCTGAGCCATCTCTAAACCTTCTGAGcccgcacagcaaaggaagcactGACTCTGGTTACTTTTCTCGCTCAGAAAGTGCAGAGCAGCAAATAAGCCCTCCAAACACAAATGCAAAGTCTTATGAAGaaatcatctttggaaaatactgtCGGCTTAGTCCCAGAAATACACTCTGTGTTACCACCGCAAGTCCGGAGCGCGTCACGATGGGGAGGAAGGGCATGATGGAATCATTACCTCACGTAAACACCAGGTTAGATGTCAAGATGTTTGAAGATCCTGTTTCCCAGCTGATCCCAAGCAAGGGAGAAATCGACCCCAGTCAAACAAGCATGCTGAAATCCGCGAAGTTCAACAGTGAGTCCAGACAATCCCAGACTATTCCACCATCTATGAGGAATGAAGGAAAATTTTATCCTGCAAATTTCCAAGGCAGCAACCCGGTTCTCTTAGAAGCTCCTGTAGACTCTTCACCCCTTATTAGAAGCAACTCCATGCCAACTTCTTCAGCAACTAATCTAAGTATTCCCCCTTCTTTGAGAGGAAGTCACTCATTTGATGAAAGGATGACTGGTTCAGATGATGTGTTCTATCCAGGGACCGTAGGAATACCCCCTCAGCGCATGTTAAGGAGACAGGCTGCATTTGAGCTGCCTTCAGTACAGGAGGGGCACGTGGAGGCAGAGTACCACGGCAGGGTGTCAAAGAGTGTCGCAGGTTCATccttgaaggaaaagaaattgaTTCCTGGGGACAGGGTTGGGTATGACTATGATGTCTGCCGGAAACCCTACAAGAAGTGGGAAGATGCTGAGACACCAAAGCAAAGCTACAGGGACGTTTCCTCCTTAAGCTCCTTAAAACATGGTGGAGAATATTTTATGGATCCCTCGGTGCCGTTGCAGGGAGTGCCAACCATGTTTGGAACTACATGTGAAAATAGAAAACGCCGGAAAGAGAAGAGTGTGGGAGATGAGGAGGACACCCCCATGATCTGCAGCAGCATTGTGAGCACTCCCGTGGGCATCACGACCTCAGATTATGACCCCAAATTGCAGATGCAGGAAGGAGTAAGAAGTGGCTTCACCATGGCTGGACTTGAGAACCCTTCTCTTGGTCACTCTGAGAGGTTTGACCCGGGTCGACCCCAACTGCAGTCTGGAAGTCCATCTCTTGGGTCAGAAGAGTCACCCACAGCCACTGATTCAGACAAGATCTCAGACCTAGGGGGCAGGAAACCTCCTGGAAATGTGATTTCCGTGATTCAGCACACAAACTCGCTGAGCCGACCCAATTCATTTGAAAGGTCTGAGTCAGCTGAACTCGTGGCCAGTGTGCAGGAGAAGGCCTCCTCACCTTCGGAGACCTGTGACAGTGAGATTTCAGAAGCCCCAGTGAGTCCAGAGTGGGCTCCACCGGGGGATGGTGCAGAAGGTGGGGGGAAGCCATCCCCTTCTCAGCAGGGTTCACAGCAGTCCTACCACGCCCAGCCCAGATTGGTTCGCCAGCACAACATTCAGGTTCCCGAGATTCGAGTGACTGAGGAGCCTGACAaaccagagaaggagagagaagcccaGAGTAAAGAGCCGGAAAAGCCCGTGGAGGAATTTCAGTGGCCCCAGAGAAGCGAGACCCTTTCCCAGCTCCCTGCAGAGAAGTTGCCGCCCAAAAAGAAACGTCTGCGACTGGCTGATATGGAGCACTCCTCCGGGGAATCCAGCTTCGAATCCACGGGCACAGGCCTCTCCCGCAGCCCCAGTCAGGAAAGCAACTTGTCCCACAGCTCCAGTTTTTCAATGTCTTTTGAGAGAGAAGACGCCATCAAGCTTGCTGCCCCTCCGAAGCAGGACGAGTTTGGGAAGCATTCGGAGTTTTTGACTGTCCCCGCTGGTTCATACTCATTGTCTGTCCCGGGCCACCACCACCAAAAAGAGATGCGGCGCTGCTCATCCGAGCAGATGCCTTGTCCTCACCCAGCTGAAGTCCCAGAAATTCGGAGCAAGTCGTTTGATTACGGGAATCTGTCCCACGCTCCGGCGGCAGGTGCGCCGGCCTCCACGTTGTCGCCGTCGCGGGAGAGGAAGAAATGCTTTCTCGTGCGGCAGGCCTCCTTCAGCGGCTCTCCGGAGATCGCCCAGGGGGAGGCCGGTGCGGACCTGGGGGTAAAGCAGGAGCAGATGGAGCAGCTGCATGCCGGCCTCAGGTCCGCGTGGCACCACGCCCCGTCCTCTGTGCTGCCCCCTCTCCAGGCGGAGGACCCGGCAAAGCAGGTCGTGGGTCCTTGTGCCCAGCTGAGCTCAGGGCCACTCCAGCTGGCCCCACAACAGGTCATGCACATGGACAGTCAGGAGTCGCTGAGGAACCCCTTGATACAGCCCACATCCTATATGACAAGCAAGCACTTGTCTGAGCAGCCACATCTATTTCCACATCAAGAGACTCTTGCATTTTCTCCCATCCAGAATGCCTTGTTTCAGTTTCAATACCCTACCGTCTGTATGGTTCATTTACCAGCTCAGCAGCCTCCCTGGTGGCAGGCACACTTCCCACATCCCCTTGCACCGCGTCCTCAGAAGAGCTACGGCAAGCCTTCTTTCCAGGCAGAAATTCATCCTAGCTACCCCTTAGAGCACGTCGCAGAGCACACTGGAAAGAAACCAACCGAGTACGCGCACGCAAAAGAGCAGACCTACCCGTGTTATTCAGGAACATCAGGGCTACACTCAAAGAACCTTCTTCCAAAGTTCCCGGCGGACCAGAGCACCAAGTCACCTGACACTCCCTGCGAGCAGGTTCTTCAAGAAGATTTTGCCTCGGCCAGCGCTGGGCCTTTACAGTCCTTGCCGGGAACAGTGGTTCCCGTCAGGATCCAGACCCACGTCCCGTCCTACGGGAGTGTCATGTACACAAGCATTTCTCAGATCCTGGGGCAGAACAGTCCTGCAATTGTCATATGCAAAGTTGAGGAGAATATGACCCAAAGAACACTGGTCACCAACGCGGCCATGCAAGGGATAGGATTTAACATTGCCCAGGTATTGGGGCAGCACGCAGGCTTGGAAAAGTACCCCATTTGGAAAGTACCTCAGACCTTGCCCCTCGGCTTAGAATCCTCAATCCCCTTGTGTTTACCTTCCACCTCCGATGGCGTCGCCTCCCTGGGCGGCAGCAAGCGCATGCTCTCCCCGGCCAGCAGCTTAGAACTCTTCATGGAAACGAAGCAGCAGaaaagggtcaaagaagaaaagatGTATGGACAGATTGTGGAGGAGCTCAGTGCTGTGGAGTTAACCAACTCAGACATCAAGAAGGATCTCTCCCGCCCCCAGAAGCCCCAGCTGGTTCGACAAGGCTGTGCCTCGGAGCCGAAGGATGGCTTGCAGTCgggctcctcttccttctcctcgcTGTCTCCCTCCTCATCTCAAGACCATCCGTCGGCCAGCGTGCCCTTGAGGGAGCCATTCCCGCCCAGTTCCAGGGCACCCTCCCTGGGGCAGAAGTCCAGTGGGCCTTCTGAAAGCAAGGAGTCCTCAGATGAATTAGATATTGATGAGGCAGCCTCTGACGTCAGCATGAGCCCCCAGAGTTCCTCGTTGCCCCCAGGAGACAGTCAGCTCGAGGAGCAAGGCAAAAGCCAGAAGCTACCTGTTGGCATGTTGGTCCACATGGCCTCTGGCCCCAGCGGGAAAGTGGCGAACTCAACTCTTCTGTTCACGGACGTGGCCGATTTCCAGCAGATCCTTCAGTTCCCCAGTCTGCGGACAACTACTACTGTGAGTTGGTGCTTCTTGAATTATACAAAACCCAATTACGTGCAACAGGCCACCTTCAAATCCTCGGTTTATGCTTCATGGTGCATTAGTTCCTGTAACCCGAACCCGTCAGGATTGAACACCAAGACCACGCTGGCTCTTCTGAGGTCCAAGCAAAAAATCACCGCAGAAATTTATACCCTGGCTGCTATGCACAGGCCTGGAACCGGCAAGCTCACATCATCAAGTGCATGGAAGCAGTATGCTCAG ATAAAACCGGATGCGTCCTTTCTATTTGGCACCCAACTGGAAAGGAAACTAGTGGGAAATATcttaaaagaaagagggaaaggagatATTCATGGAGATAAGGATATTGGATCCAAACAAGCTGAGCCAATCCGAATTAAAATCTTTGAAGGAGG GTATAAGTCAAATGAAGATTATGTTTATGTCAGAGGACGTGGACGTGGAAAGTACATTTGTGAAGAATGTGGGATTCGCTGTAAGAAGCCAAGCATGCTCAAAAAGCATATTCGCACTCATACTGATGTTCGGCCTTACGTATGCAAGTTGTGTAACTTCGCCTTCAAAACGAAAG GAAACCTAACGAAGCATATGAAATCTAAAGCACACATGAAGAAATGCCTGGAGTTGGGAGTCTCGATGACATCGGTGGACGATACAGAAACTGAGGAAGCAG AAACTATGGAAGATTTGCACAAAGCAGCTGAGAAGCATAGCATGTCCAGCATTTCAACTGATCATCAGTTCTCAGATGCTGAAGAGTCAGATGGTGAGGATggagatgataatgatgatgatgatgaagatgatgatgacttTGATGACCAGggagatttgacaccaaaaacaagaTCAAGAAGCACCAGTCCCCAGCCTCCTAGGTTCTCCTCCTTGCCGGTGAATGTTGGCGCCGTACCCCATGGAGTTCCTTCGGATAGTTCCCTGGGGCATTCTTCATTAATCAGCTATTTGGTTACTTTGCCAAGTATTCAGGTTACTCAGCTGATGACACCCAGTGACTCATGTGAAGATACTCAGATGACAGAATACCAGAGGTTATTCCAGAGCAAGAGTACAGACTcggaaccagacaaagacagattaGACATCCCTAGCTGTATGGATGAAGAGTACATGCTGTCTTCAGAGCCAAGCTCCTCTCCGAGGGACTTCTCGCCCTCAAGCCGCCACTCTTCACCAGGATATGATTCTTCACCCTGTCGAGATAATTCACCAAAGAGGTATCTGATACCCAAAGGAGATTTATCACCCAGAAGACATTTATCACCTAGGAGAGATCTGTCACCCATGAGACATCTTTCACCAAGAAAGGAAGCTGCGTTGAGAAGAGAGATATCACAAAGGGAtgtttcaccaagaagacatctGTCTCCAAGGAGGCCAGTGTCACCTGGGAAAGATATCACTGCAAGAAGAGACCTTTCtcccaggagagagagaagatacaTGACCACCATAAGGGCGCCATCTCCCAGAAGGGCTTTATACCATAACCCACCATTGTCCATGGGGCAGTATTTGCAAGCAGAGCCAATTGTATTGGGGCCTCCT AATTTAAGAAGAGGATTACCTCAGGTTCCTTACTTCAGTCTCTATGGAGACCAAGAAGGTGCTTATGAACATCCAGGCTCCAGCCTTTTCCCTGAGGGTCCTAATGACTATGTCTTCAGTCATCTTCCACTCCACTCTCAGCAGCAAGTGCGAGCTCCTATCCCCATGGTGCCAGTTGGTGGGATCCAAATGGTTCACTCCGTGCCACCGGCCCTTTCCGGTTTACATCCTCCACCCACCTTGCCTCTGCCAATGGAGGGCTCCGAGGAGAAGAAAGGAGCTTCAGGGGACTccttccctaaggatccctatgtGATGTCTAAGCAGCACGAGAAGCGAGCTCCTCACGTTTTGCAGTCACCTGGTCCACCTAGCATGCCCTCCTCTCCTCGGCTATTGATGAAACAGAGCGCTTCGGAAGACAGCCTAAACGCAACAGAGAGGGAACAGGAGGAAAATATACAGACTTGTACAAAAGCCATTGCCTCTCTCCGGATTGCCACAGAAGAGGCCGCTCTGCTGGGGGCAGATCAGCCAGCGCGAGTGCAGGAGCCCCAGCAGAAAGCCTTGGAAAGTGCACATGTAGGCATTAGACACTTTAGTGGACTTGAGCCAGGTCAGCCCTGTACCTCAGCTGCCCACCCTGACTTGCATGACGGTGAAAAGGACAATTTTGGTACATCCCAGACTGCATTAGCTCACCCCTCGTTTTACAACAAGAGTTGTGTGGATGACAAACAGCCGGGCTTTCACGGCAGCAAAGAATTACCTTCAACCACAGAGGAAGGCAAAGAACCTTCGTCAGAAAAGAGTCAACTACATTGA